From Alloacidobacterium dinghuense:
CAATTGGCCGAACCGTCGAACCTTCCTGGCTGAGAGGACGGCAAGCATCGTCAATCAGGCCGGGTTGATCAATGGAGTCGCCAATTCTCCCCTGATCAGATTCAGCCAGAACGTGATTGTTGCTGAGGATGAATTGACTGTGCTCCGTGTCTTCTACCAGCGCGCCGAGCGTTCCACCGCAGCAATCGGCGATGTAGCTGTTGCCCGCGGAATCCTTATAGACATCGTAATCGCCGTCATTGCTGCCCGAAGCTCCCAGCGCGATCAACCCGTTTTGCGCCGCCTGATTGATCAGGGCGCTTGAGTTGACTCCCGCAGTATTCAGAAGCACATGCAGCGTTGTTCGCGTATTCGTATCATTCACACTTGCAGTGATGTGTACCGACTGCGATCCCGAGAACGTGCTCGGCGCGGTGTAGCTCATCTTGCATACGGTGTACTGCTGCTTTCCGTGCTGACAGTTCGGCTGGCTCAGCGTTCCCATCGTGCCGTCACTCAGGCTCCAGCGCACCGTGCCGGCGTCGACCTCGGCAATCTGCGCTGAAACCTCCAATGTTCCACCCGGCGAGAGCGCAGCGTTTTCCGGCAGCAGCGGCTGAAGAAATCCCGGCGTTACCGTGATCGTCTCGCTTGCGGTTCGCGAAGGATCGCTTTGCAGATGCGCCGTTACTTCAACGGGGACGCTGTCTGCGGAAAGTGCATTGGGAGGCGTATACAGTCCCGTGGCATCGATCGATCCCGCGCCCAGCGGAGTCCCATTATGCGCGGTGCTAACTGACCAGTTCACCGCCGCTGATGCGCCATCTGGCATCGTGGCGCTGAGACGCAGCTGTCCAGTCGTCGCAACTGTCGCCGCAGCAGAAGAGATGGCAAACCCACCGCCGCTCGTTACCGGAATCGTCCCGCAACCAGCCGCGAGCATCAGGAGCGATGCGCACGCAACATAGACTCGGCATTTGCAGGAGTTGAACATTCGCAAAGGGGGGAGTAGTCAAAATCTATTAGACAGTCCAACACCCCACTTTGTCACGACGAGAATCGCGGTGTACCGACGCCAGGCTTAAGCGACCGCCCTGGATTCGCCGTCGTTCTTGAGCGAAGCCGTTGCACCGGAAACCGGCACAACCTTCAACTCACCCGATTGCACTGCGTTCATACGCCGTAATTCGCGCCCACTCAGTGGCCGCATGGTGTCAGCAGAATAAAAGACATGCTTTCCACAATCAAGACAAACCTTATACGTCTGTTGTTCTATGGTGAAAGGTCGCGTCTGGTGATCGTGACGGCAACCAAGCAGAATCCCGTACAGAAAATCAAAAAGCGCACGCAGAATATTCATCCCAAGGCCTCTCTCAGTGTCATGGTGAAGCGTGTAAAAATCCCGTTTCACCCAGCGTTCTGTACGCTACTAAGATGCGCCTGCTTCAGAAATGATGCAATTGGGCATTTTTAAAAAATGGTAATGTGAAAAGACTGTAAAAGTAATCAGGCGACGCGGATTACCAGCTTACCGAAATGCGTCGCTGACTCCATGCGGCGCAATGCCTCTGGCGCCTGATCGAAGCTAAATACTTCATCCACAATGGGTTTCAGCTTCATTTGCTCGATAGCGCGATTCATTTCGAGAAAATGAGCGCGCGATCCTACATAAATTCCTTGCACATGAACCTGCTTGTGAAGGATCGGCACAACGTTCACTGCTTCGCTCGTCTGGCTCAGCACGCCGATTTGCGCCACTGTTCCGCCAATGCGAACCGCTTTGAGCGATGGTGTGAATGTCCCCGCTCCACCGACTTCAACAACTAAATCAGCCCCTTCGCCATTCGTCTTGTCGAGCACCCACTTGGCCCAATCGGACGTGTGCTTATAATTCACTCCTGCGTCGAGGCCAAATTTTTCGGCGCGATGAAGCTTTTCATCGCTGCTTGATGTTCCCAGCACGCGCGCACCGAGCGCCTTGGCAAATTGCAGAGCAAAAATAGAAACGCCGCCGGTGCCCTGGATCACGACTACATCGCCGGCCTTGACTCTGCCCGCATTCACGACCGCATTCCATGCGGTCACGCCAGCGCACGGCAGCGTCGCTCCCTCCTCCCAGGTCAAGTGATCGGGAACAGGCACGACGCCGTTCTCGTGCAACACGACATATTCAGACAGCATGCCGTCGACATCGCCGCCGAGCGCACGCTTTTGCTTTTGCGCTGTCGGCGCGCCGTCCAGCCAGTTCTGCATAAAGATGGCGGCAACACGTTGGCCCGTTTTCACCGTGGTTACGCCTTCTCCAATTGCGACAACTTCTCCTGCGCCATCAGACACAGGAACTCGCGGCAGAGACATCTTGGGATTGTAATGACCGAGCGTGACCATCAGATCGCGATAATTCAACGAAACGGCCCGTACCTTCACTAACACTTCGCCCGCTCCTGGTTTAGGTTGAGGCGCCTCGATAAGTTCCAGCTTGTCAATGCCAAATGCAGGAATTCGCCACAGTCTCATGAATTTCTCCACCCCGCGTAACGTAAATTCAACTGTTAGATGTGCGATTCATCCTCCCAGATGCGGTGGTGTAGCGATACCATAGAACTATGGCCAGAGGATGGGAAAGTAAGTCCGTGGAGGAACAAGTGGCAGAGAAGCAGGCAGAGCCGGAGCACATAATCGCTAAACCAAATGCTGCGGCAGAGGCGGCGCGCAAGCGTCAGCGCCAGGAACTGGAATTGCAGCGCGAGCGAATTCTCGATGAGCGCACGTCCAGTCCAGTTCGCCGGGCCGCTCTCGAAGCTGCTCTAACGGAGATTGAGGCACGTCTCGCTTTAATCCCGTAACTCCCACGGTTACTTTAGAAGAGATAGCCATACGCAGGAAAGAGCGCGACGCGTCCGTTAGACCGCGGTTGTAACGCCAAGCTACGTCCTGCGGTGAGAAATGCTGCGGACAAACTGGTAATATCCAGCAGCCCAGTCGCGGTCGCGCAAGCCTGCCTCGCTCGCTCGTTGCAGCTGATCCTGAAAGTGATCTGCAAGCGGGGTTTGCGTATTCGTCGCTGCCGCGGCGTCACGAAAGAGGCGTGTGTCCTTCTGTCCAATGGCAATCGTTGCGCCGGGAGTTTCAGGTGGATGCAGCATCACCTTGGAATACGCCGCGTAAAATTGAGACTGAAACAGTGCGGCGTTGACCGCTTCAATGTAAAGCGCCGGATCGATGCTCTGCGATTCAGCATAGACAAAGCCCTCGCTGAGAGAGGCAATCATTGCGGTGATCAGAAAGTTGCCGCCAATCTTCAACGCATGAGCCTTGTAAGGCTTATCTCCAACCACCGTGATACCCCGGCTGAACGACTCAAGCAGCGGCTTCACTCGATCCACTGCATCCGGTTTGCCTGCAGCCACGATCCAGAGTTTGCCCTCGGCAGCAACATTGGGTCGCCCGAAGACAGGCGCTGCGACGAAATTCTGTTTTCGCGTCGCATGTTCTACAGTGAGTTTCTGCGAAAGCTGCACGCTGATCGTGCTCAATGAGACGTGCACTGCGTTCTCCGGCAATCCTTCGAGCAGGCCGTCACGGCCAAACACGATCTCTTCCAGCGCCGCGTCATCCATCGGCATGGTGAAGACGATTTCACTTGCCTTTGCTGCTTCAGCAGGACTGGATGCAGCCGTTGCGCCTTGTTGCAATAGTGGCTGCAAACTGGATTTTGTTCGATTCCAGACTGTGAGGGAGTGTCCACTCTTAATGAGAAGGCTTGCGATTGCCGAACCCATCTGACCTGTGCAAAGAAATGTGATTCGCATTGTTGTCTCGTTAGATGATGACGCATCTCGACGAGATTTGCTTTTTGCTGAAACGATGAAACCAAATCTCGTCGCGGTGTAGCTCTCGTATTTGGTCCCATTTGCATATTCGCGTTATCTAGAAGTCGATAAAATTCAATGACATCGCCCGACTCAACTTTCCGCGATGCCCTACAATGGATGAAGAGACTGCTTATGCCGAGCCGCAGCACCATCACGATCCATCTCGACCCGCAAACAGCGCGGGCCTATAACGCAGCTCGCGCCGAAGAAAAGCGCAAGATGCAGGCTTTGCTCAGTCTGTGGCTTCAAGAGCTTACGAGTGGAGAGATTCCATCCTTGCAGCAGGTGCTCGATGAGACAGGGCGCAAAGCGCAGGAGCGTGGTCTTACCCCCGAAATACTCGAAGCCCTCCTGAAAGGCGCGTAATTGCGCTGCGTCTTCGATACAAACGTTTTTGTGAGCGCCTTGCTGTCCCCGGAATCAAAGCCGCGTCTTGCGGTGGACATGGCACACGTACAAGGGGAAATCCTTCTTTCCTCCGAAACGCTTCGAGAGTTGTATGACGTGCTAAGTCGCCAACGATTTCGCCGCTACATTGATGCGCAAGACATCCCGCGCCTTCTTGCAGCTTTGACCCATGAAGCGCAGTGGATTGATAATCTTTCACCGATATCGGTTTGCCGTGACCCGAAAGACAACAAATTTCTTTCGCTCGCAGTCACTGGCCGAGCAACTCATATCATCACTGGCGACGCAGACCTGCTTGTACTTCACCCTTTTCGCGGGATTCCAATTCTCACTCCCAGCCAGTTTTTGGAAAAGTGCTGATTCAGTCCAGCTCCGGCTTCGCGCACAGTACACTTGTGTCTCATACCTCTACACACTCAACTCCGCTCGGTGTTCTTCCAGCGAGCGAGGGTTCTCCCCGCGCTTAACACACCGGGGAGTGGATGCGGAACACCTAAAGTCATCTGTACGTTGAGCATTCCGCATTTGGCATGGGGAGCTGACGCAGTGATTTGGCTTCTTGGTGGAGACAAAAAAAGGCTGCCGTTTCCAGCAGCCTCATTCGGACGGTTTAAGACTCTTATTGTTGTTCTGGAGGGTTGGAAACTCCGCTGTTCTGTGCTGTCGGCGGATTGTTCGTTGCTGGTAAAGCAGCATTGCCTGGCGAGCTGGGAGGCTGCTCCTGGACGCCAATCGAGCTGCCGGAAACCACCATCTGAACGCGGCGGTTTTGCGCGCGACCATCATTGGTGGAATTATCCGCAATTGGATCGTTTTTGCCGTATCCCGTCGCGGTGAGCCCTGTTTGTGCAACTCCCTGGCTTACAAGGTAGTCGCGTACTACATCGGCACGCTCTTCTGAGAGCTTCTGGTTGTATTCGTCGGACCCGATGTTATCGGTGTAGCCTTCCACCTGCAACGTCAGGCCGGGATACGCCAGCAGAATGCCGGAAACTTTCGCGAGCTTCTCGCGCGCTTCAGGTTTCAGCGTGTACTTGTTGAAGTCGAATAGCACGTCAGACATGTTGACGATGAGGCCGCGCGCCGACTCACGCGTTGCCAGCACCTGGTTCAACTGCGCCTTCAGGCGTTCGCGTATCTGCTCCGTCTGATCGTTTGCCTGTTGGGTCTGTTGATGGGCGTGGGCAGCCTGCGCTTCGGCTTCGGCGGCCCGTGCTTCCGCGCGTGCGCGTTCTGCCGCCTGCTGGTCCGCTGCCGCTTGCGCCTGTGCCGCGGCTAACTGCGCGTCCTGGGCCTGCTGCTTCGTATTAGCTTCATCTTCAGCCCGTTTCTTGCGGATCGTCATGATGCGAGCATCTTCCGCTGTTTGCACAGCGGCGCGCGCGTAAGTAATCAGCTCTTTCTGGCGGCTCTTGTGATCCTCCAGATCCTGTGCATTCTGCAGACTTTGCTTGGCTGTGGCAAGCGTATCCGAAGCATATTTGTCCGCGCCCGACGCCTCGGCGATCTGCACCGCATTGATCGCTTCATAAAGTTCCAGCGGCCACGCTTCATTGCGCGTAATGGGATTCAGCACCGCATGCTGGCCCGCGGTCTGCGTATAGGCTCCGCGCGGAAGCAGAGAGTAATGTGCATTTACCTGTTCAATAATGCCCTGGGTTTTATCGTTGAGAACAAAGTTCTGCATCACGACAACGTCGCTCGGCATGGTGACCGCATAGTAGGGCTCTGCCGTGATGATCAGGCCAAACGCCTGCAGCGGAGTCGTTACTTCAATCTCATTCTTCGATCCCTGCGGCAGAATCTCGCCGAGGTTGCTTGGGCGCCCTTCCGGAGTAATGGCCCAGAGGACATACGTCAGATATTCAACGCCGAAGCTGTTTGCCGGACGAAGGCCTTCAAACTTCGCGTTGATGACGAGTCGTCCGCGACGGCTCTCAACCACAGCAGAACCTTTTGCTTCGGGCAACAGGCTCGTGCCCTGAAATGCGATCTTCGTGCTCCCGCTGCGATGAAAATAATTCACCGCGGGTATATCGCGGCCTACTACCTGAACTTTGTAGACCGGAACCCCATCGCGCATTTCCGGTTGTGGGTATTGTTTCTGCTGGTCCTGCGGCCACTGTTGAGTTGCCGTAGGATTCGCCTCTTGCGCTAACGCTCCACTGCACAACGCAGAAATGAGGAGAAAAAGTAACGCTCTCTGTTTCATATTATTTTGGTCTCTCCTGGCTGATGCCTTAATTCGCAACTAGCAATTAAGAAGGATGAGAGCAATGGGAAACTGCTCCATGCGCTGCATAGCAATAGCAATGGATGCCAGGGGAGAGGCGTGGGGTGGCCGCGAAAAGGAAGAGAAACGAGAAAAACTCCTGAAGAAAATTAAGAGTCAGAGGCAACCAATTGGTGCTCGATCGCAAACAGGGCTAGCTCCAATCTCGTGGAGACGCCGGTCTTTTCGAAAATATTTGAGAGGTGCCTCTTCACTGTCTCTTCACTGAGTTGGAAATGTGTTGCGATATCGCGATTGCTGGAGCCCTTCACAACGCAACGTACAACCTCCATTTCACGAGGCGTCAATCCATTATTCTTTTTCGCCGGTGGAGGTTCTTCTTTTACCGCAGCCGGCAACGCGTCCGCCAGGCTCGATGCGCGATGGTCACCGATCCAGCACTTGCCCGCAAACACAGCGCGAATCGCAGCCGTGAGGTTGTCTATCAGCGCATCTTTCAGCACCAGGCCGGAGGCGCAAAGTTGCACCGCCTTCATAATTTCCTGCCTTGAAATTGAATTCGTCAGCAGGATCGTCCGGGTTTCCGGTGAGTTGTTCACAATCTCGCGCATTGTCTCAAGGCCAGGCAGATTGAGCGCGAGCAGCAAAATGTCAGGAGAGAGTTCGCGCGTCCGGGAGACCGCCTGGTCGCCGTCCCCTGCCTCTCCGACAACTTCGATTCCTGCTTGTGTATGCAGAAGGTTTTCAACGCCGATGCGAATGACTGGATGCTGATCAGCAACCAGTACACGAATAGTCATGGTCTTGCTGATGTGGGGGGATGCCATGTCTCTCACTATCTTATCTGTTAAACAGCCTGATTACTGCTAAAGAATGCGATTGATATCTCCCGCATTGTTACCAAGGGACGTAATACTTTCGATACCTCGCGCCTTCATCTTCATCCTGCGTTTACGACTTATTCAATGAATATTATTGGTCAGCCGTTATCTTCTGGCTAATGCGAACATACAAAACTGCTGTTTTGCGTATTCTCTACGTGTGCCTTGTTGTGTCTGCGTTTGCTGCGTCTGCCAGGGCCCAATATGAAAACGGAAGTCTGGTGGGAACCATTCGTGATTCCAGCGGAGCCAGCGTTACCGGAGCATCGGTAATTGTAACCAATAAGGCTACAGGAATCGAAAACAAGGTCATCTCTGACAGCAACGGTAACTGGGAAATACCCTCTCTGCGTGTCGGCACCTATCATGTGACCGCATCCATGACAGGTTTTAACACCGCCGTAGCCGACAATGTTGCGTTGTCCGTCGGCACTCGCCAGCGCATCGACCTCACATTGGAAATCGGTCAGGCGCAAGAGACGGTTGAGGTCAACAACGTCCAGTTGCAGCTTGAAACCGAATCCAGCCAGCGCGGCCAGATCATCACGCAGTATCAGAGTACGGCTATGCCGCTTGTGAGCCGCAACTATTCTGACTTTCTCGCCCTGGTCACCGGATCCCGCCAGGCGCCGACCGCTGCAATGACCAGTTCTGTCAACAGCCTCGTCCGTGCCGGTGCTTACAACATCAACGGCCAGCGCAGCATGTTCAACAACTTCCTCCTCGACGGCATGGACAACAACGCTTACGGCGAGAGCAACCAGGGCTTCGACAACCAGATCATCGCTGTTCCCCCGGATTCCGTTTCCCAATGGCAGATCGTCACCAATAACGAGAACGCCGAATATGGACGCTCATCGGGCGCTACCATCAACGTCGCCTCGCAATCCGGCACGAACAATTTCCATGCCATGTTGTACGAGTTCATCCGCAACACCGATCTGAACGCGGCCGGCTTCTTCAAGCCCACTCTCACCGGCACTCTGGGCCCTGTCCC
This genomic window contains:
- a CDS encoding response regulator translates to MTIRVLVADQHPVIRIGVENLLHTQAGIEVVGEAGDGDQAVSRTRELSPDILLLALNLPGLETMREIVNNSPETRTILLTNSISRQEIMKAVQLCASGLVLKDALIDNLTAAIRAVFAGKCWIGDHRASSLADALPAAVKEEPPPAKKNNGLTPREMEVVRCVVKGSSNRDIATHFQLSEETVKRHLSNIFEKTGVSTRLELALFAIEHQLVASDS
- a CDS encoding zinc-dependent alcohol dehydrogenase family protein, which encodes MRLWRIPAFGIDKLELIEAPQPKPGAGEVLVKVRAVSLNYRDLMVTLGHYNPKMSLPRVPVSDGAGEVVAIGEGVTTVKTGQRVAAIFMQNWLDGAPTAQKQKRALGGDVDGMLSEYVVLHENGVVPVPDHLTWEEGATLPCAGVTAWNAVVNAGRVKAGDVVVIQGTGGVSIFALQFAKALGARVLGTSSSDEKLHRAEKFGLDAGVNYKHTSDWAKWVLDKTNGEGADLVVEVGGAGTFTPSLKAVRIGGTVAQIGVLSQTSEAVNVVPILHKQVHVQGIYVGSRAHFLEMNRAIEQMKLKPIVDEVFSFDQAPEALRRMESATHFGKLVIRVA
- a CDS encoding putative toxin-antitoxin system toxin component, PIN family — translated: MRCVFDTNVFVSALLSPESKPRLAVDMAHVQGEILLSSETLRELYDVLSRQRFRRYIDAQDIPRLLAALTHEAQWIDNLSPISVCRDPKDNKFLSLAVTGRATHIITGDADLLVLHPFRGIPILTPSQFLEKC
- a CDS encoding NAD(P)-dependent oxidoreductase, with the translated sequence MRITFLCTGQMGSAIASLLIKSGHSLTVWNRTKSSLQPLLQQGATAASSPAEAAKASEIVFTMPMDDAALEEIVFGRDGLLEGLPENAVHVSLSTISVQLSQKLTVEHATRKQNFVAAPVFGRPNVAAEGKLWIVAAGKPDAVDRVKPLLESFSRGITVVGDKPYKAHALKIGGNFLITAMIASLSEGFVYAESQSIDPALYIEAVNAALFQSQFYAAYSKVMLHPPETPGATIAIGQKDTRLFRDAAAATNTQTPLADHFQDQLQRASEAGLRDRDWAAGYYQFVRSISHRRT
- a CDS encoding OmpA family protein — encoded protein: MKQRALLFLLISALCSGALAQEANPTATQQWPQDQQKQYPQPEMRDGVPVYKVQVVGRDIPAVNYFHRSGSTKIAFQGTSLLPEAKGSAVVESRRGRLVINAKFEGLRPANSFGVEYLTYVLWAITPEGRPSNLGEILPQGSKNEIEVTTPLQAFGLIITAEPYYAVTMPSDVVVMQNFVLNDKTQGIIEQVNAHYSLLPRGAYTQTAGQHAVLNPITRNEAWPLELYEAINAVQIAEASGADKYASDTLATAKQSLQNAQDLEDHKSRQKELITYARAAVQTAEDARIMTIRKKRAEDEANTKQQAQDAQLAAAQAQAAADQQAAERARAEARAAEAEAQAAHAHQQTQQANDQTEQIRERLKAQLNQVLATRESARGLIVNMSDVLFDFNKYTLKPEAREKLAKVSGILLAYPGLTLQVEGYTDNIGSDEYNQKLSEERADVVRDYLVSQGVAQTGLTATGYGKNDPIADNSTNDGRAQNRRVQMVVSGSSIGVQEQPPSSPGNAALPATNNPPTAQNSGVSNPPEQQ